One genomic window of Nicotiana sylvestris chromosome 10, ASM39365v2, whole genome shotgun sequence includes the following:
- the LOC104223111 gene encoding E3 ubiquitin-protein ligase RKP-like, whose protein sequence is MQFMPPTAPPQLPGSVFRTFLQNILLKNRGADRNLPPPGVSSNSVLVSVFSVILHFLSEGFGDIGGWMKDSGASDVGFLHRGGQQNFPVGLFLKNDPHRVDIPRLGGSFNHLAKSHPISSEQQEEVIRVIG, encoded by the coding sequence ATGCAGTTCATGCCACCTACAGCACCTCCTCAGCTACCTGGCTCTGTATTCAGGACATTTTTACAAAACATTCTACTTAAAAACAGGGGTGCAGATCGAAATTTGCCGCCTCCTGGTGTTTCAAGCAATTCTGTGCTTGTTTCTGTGTTTAGTGTCATACTCCATTTCTTGTCTGAAGGTTTTGGGGACATTGGTGGTTGGATGAAGGACTCTGGAGCATCTGATGTTGGTTTCCTACACAGAGGAGGCCAGCAAAATTTTCCTGTAGGCTTGTTTCTCAAGAATGATCCTCATCGGGTTGATATTCCTAGGCTTGGTGGTTCATTTAATCACCTAGCAAAGTCCCATCCTATTAGTAGTGAGCAGCAGGAGGAAGTGattcgggtaattggttaa